In Porphyromonas cangingivalis, a genomic segment contains:
- the recN gene encoding DNA repair protein RecN encodes MIQHIHIKDFVLIDELSLDLRPGFSSITGETGAGKSILIGAIGLVSGNRADSRAVREGAAKAIIEVVCSVENKEALKVLFDDNDLDFGEVCTLRREITSGGKSRAFINDTPVTTNLMKEVGGHLIDIHSQHHNMLIGEPAYQMGVVDTLAGTAGLLEEYKGAYSEYKSAQRKLEEERERIEKQRKDIDYIQFQYQQLDEAKIHPNEIEEIEERLALVHNAQDITEALSTLVGLADRGSMEAPLDEIAMVAKKLGKITDSYTQAAEMAERLEAIRIELSDLTALGADAVESLSIDHSEVELLEQRADLLQSLLFKHNLKSTSELITLRDDYETQLQGIDDADDHILRLEKEVSLAFKKAKTLADKLTQKRLSVSETLLPELEHLIKELGISGATFAIELTPAESLSYNGADKISFLFATNKQTSLRPIREIASGGEISRFMLALKTILAARAVLPTVIFDEIDTGVSGEVAGKLGKVMQTLSRNLQVITITHLPQIAALADHQYVVSKREEDTTFVTTIEECVGEDRVTELAGMLSGAHVTEAAIQNARALLLNNKR; translated from the coding sequence ATGATACAGCATATACATATAAAGGATTTTGTGCTCATTGATGAATTATCTCTCGATCTCCGCCCTGGATTTTCGTCCATTACGGGTGAGACCGGGGCCGGTAAGTCCATCCTCATTGGTGCCATCGGGCTTGTCTCAGGTAATCGTGCAGATAGTCGTGCTGTGCGTGAGGGCGCAGCCAAAGCGATTATAGAGGTTGTGTGCTCGGTCGAAAATAAGGAGGCTCTAAAGGTGCTCTTTGATGACAATGATCTGGACTTCGGTGAAGTATGTACCCTCCGTAGAGAGATCACATCAGGAGGGAAGAGTCGTGCATTCATCAATGATACCCCCGTCACCACCAACTTAATGAAAGAGGTGGGAGGACATCTTATCGATATCCATTCGCAACATCACAATATGCTCATCGGAGAGCCTGCCTATCAAATGGGTGTCGTCGACACATTGGCGGGTACGGCCGGACTTTTGGAAGAGTATAAGGGGGCTTACTCGGAGTATAAAAGTGCACAGAGGAAGCTCGAAGAGGAGCGTGAACGTATTGAGAAACAACGCAAAGACATAGACTATATTCAGTTTCAGTATCAGCAGTTGGACGAAGCCAAGATCCACCCCAATGAGATCGAAGAGATCGAGGAGCGTCTGGCTCTGGTGCACAATGCTCAAGACATCACGGAGGCACTTTCTACTCTCGTCGGACTTGCCGACCGTGGCAGCATGGAGGCCCCTCTCGATGAGATTGCGATGGTGGCTAAGAAGCTCGGCAAGATCACAGACAGTTATACTCAAGCGGCAGAGATGGCCGAACGCCTGGAAGCCATCCGTATCGAACTTTCCGACCTTACCGCTTTGGGAGCGGATGCCGTCGAGAGTCTTTCGATAGATCACAGTGAGGTAGAGTTGCTCGAACAAAGAGCGGATCTGCTCCAGTCGTTGCTCTTCAAGCACAATCTCAAATCCACTTCCGAACTCATCACTCTTCGTGACGACTACGAGACACAGCTCCAAGGCATAGACGATGCGGATGATCATATCCTTCGTCTTGAAAAAGAAGTCTCCTTGGCCTTCAAGAAAGCAAAGACTCTTGCTGATAAATTAACTCAAAAAAGGCTGAGTGTCTCAGAGACTCTTTTGCCTGAACTCGAGCACCTCATCAAGGAACTGGGTATCTCCGGAGCTACATTTGCCATCGAACTGACACCCGCGGAGTCTCTCTCCTATAACGGTGCAGACAAAATCTCTTTCCTCTTTGCCACCAACAAACAGACATCACTTCGCCCGATAAGGGAGATTGCTTCGGGGGGAGAGATCTCTCGCTTCATGCTGGCCTTGAAGACCATACTTGCTGCCCGTGCTGTCCTGCCCACGGTGATCTTTGATGAGATAGATACCGGTGTCAGCGGAGAAGTCGCCGGGAAGCTCGGTAAGGTGATGCAGACGCTGAGCCGTAACCTTCAAGTCATTACCATCACTCATCTTCCGCAGATCGCAGCACTTGCCGATCACCAATACGTAGTGTCCAAACGAGAAGAAGATACTACCTTTGTGACAACGATTGAGGAGTGCGTGGGAGAAGATCGAGTGACCGAACTTGCCGGGATGCTCTCCGGAGCCCATGTCACTGAGGCTGCGATACAAAATGCACGTGCGCTACTCCTCAACAACAAAAGATAA
- a CDS encoding DUF4835 family protein: MISWGDKRIGCRVLLLVLFLCWQQGECLAQFFSPRVRVSSSTVDEQSSRYFDKIEQRLTDLVFAFAPEVSCAAPKLPIDCELSLLISAVSGDRYTGDLRVRILRPVYGQQARSIVMQVGERGLTFDFSPYEPSLGQRVGVPEDAFFRRIYYYLLVGSWLYYDSFGDEGGTPFVSYLSAHTSDFYDFGTSNEIADRGIVPEVLLPRLREKSVALFREGYYIYHRLGLDRQYKSSEAFSDALSSTLDLFEEIKSEEPAHPLLTLFADTKLSEIHSLLDSKPSPQNRALTLRLSELFPSHQLTNR; this comes from the coding sequence ATGATCTCTTGGGGTGATAAACGTATAGGGTGTCGGGTATTGCTCCTTGTGCTTTTCCTTTGTTGGCAACAAGGAGAGTGCCTTGCGCAGTTTTTTTCGCCCCGTGTCCGAGTAAGTTCGTCTACCGTCGACGAACAATCATCGAGATATTTTGATAAGATCGAGCAACGGCTGACGGATCTGGTATTTGCTTTCGCTCCGGAGGTGTCATGTGCCGCACCCAAACTTCCGATAGACTGCGAGCTCTCTCTCCTCATCAGTGCCGTAAGTGGTGACAGATACACCGGAGACTTGAGGGTGCGTATCCTTCGCCCGGTGTATGGGCAACAAGCACGAAGTATCGTGATGCAAGTGGGTGAAAGAGGGCTGACATTTGACTTCTCTCCCTATGAGCCTTCTCTCGGGCAGAGGGTCGGCGTCCCTGAAGATGCTTTTTTCAGACGGATCTACTATTATCTTCTTGTCGGATCGTGGCTGTACTATGATAGTTTTGGAGATGAAGGTGGCACACCTTTTGTTTCTTACTTGTCAGCGCATACTTCGGACTTCTATGACTTCGGGACCTCCAACGAGATCGCAGACAGAGGCATAGTGCCGGAAGTGTTGTTGCCTCGTTTGAGGGAGAAGTCTGTAGCCCTTTTTCGCGAAGGGTATTATATCTATCATAGGCTTGGGCTGGATCGACAGTATAAGTCTTCGGAGGCTTTTTCGGATGCTTTGTCGTCTACTTTGGATTTGTTTGAGGAGATCAAGAGTGAGGAGCCTGCTCATCCACTTCTGACCCTCTTCGCGGATACAAAGTTGTCGGAGATCCATTCTCTTTTGGACAGCAAGCCTTCACCCCAAAATAGGGCATTGACTTTGCGGCTATCAGAGCTTTTCCCTTCTCATCAACTCACAAACAGATGA
- the coaBC gene encoding bifunctional phosphopantothenoylcysteine decarboxylase/phosphopantothenate--cysteine ligase CoaBC: protein MSLKDKNIVLGISGSIAAYKAAVLARLLIKGGARVQVVMTPAAKEFIAPLTLSTLTGKDVISEFFNERSGSWNSHVDLGLWADAMLIAPATAATLGKMAHGIADNMLITTYLSSRAQVFVAPAMDLDMFAHPSTHESLAVLQRHGVRVIEPGEGELASHLVGKGRMAEPEEIVAALEAFFSEQKPLSGKKVLMTSGPTYEKIDPVRFVGNYSTGKMGLALAEVCAEAGAQVVFITGPVHDLPKGKGIDIIRVESALEMYEACLSRKDDYDLGILCAAVADYRPVKMEDSKIKREEVGAMTLALEPNPDIAASLGQVKQSHQRLVGFALETGTTPEQVQAKMNRKGLDMIVLNSLADKGAGFGTETNKVSIFSAKGGVEDFPLKSKREVAQDILASVLAHDLLG, encoded by the coding sequence ATGTCTCTAAAGGATAAAAATATAGTACTCGGCATCTCCGGTAGTATTGCGGCGTACAAGGCTGCGGTACTTGCTCGCCTCCTCATCAAGGGTGGGGCGCGTGTGCAGGTGGTGATGACGCCGGCAGCGAAGGAGTTCATCGCCCCTCTGACCCTTTCTACACTCACGGGGAAGGATGTCATCAGCGAATTTTTCAATGAGCGTTCGGGATCATGGAACAGTCATGTCGATCTCGGTCTGTGGGCGGATGCCATGCTCATCGCTCCTGCTACGGCAGCGACATTGGGCAAGATGGCTCACGGCATAGCGGACAATATGCTCATCACAACCTACCTCTCCAGCCGTGCACAGGTCTTTGTGGCTCCTGCAATGGATTTGGATATGTTTGCTCACCCTTCGACCCACGAGTCGTTGGCTGTGCTTCAGCGTCATGGGGTACGTGTCATCGAGCCCGGCGAGGGCGAACTGGCTTCGCATCTTGTCGGTAAGGGGCGTATGGCAGAGCCGGAAGAGATTGTGGCGGCACTGGAGGCATTCTTTAGTGAACAGAAACCTCTCTCGGGCAAGAAGGTGCTCATGACCTCAGGACCTACGTATGAGAAGATCGATCCTGTGCGTTTTGTCGGTAACTATTCGACAGGTAAGATGGGGTTGGCTCTTGCCGAGGTGTGTGCAGAGGCGGGTGCCCAAGTGGTCTTCATCACCGGACCGGTGCACGACTTACCCAAAGGCAAAGGTATAGATATCATTCGTGTGGAGAGTGCTTTGGAAATGTACGAGGCGTGTCTCAGTCGTAAGGATGATTATGATCTAGGTATCCTTTGTGCAGCCGTGGCAGATTATCGCCCTGTCAAGATGGAGGACTCAAAGATAAAGCGTGAAGAGGTGGGGGCAATGACGTTGGCTCTTGAACCTAATCCCGACATTGCGGCATCATTGGGGCAAGTAAAACAGTCGCACCAGCGTCTCGTGGGCTTTGCCTTGGAGACGGGGACGACTCCCGAGCAGGTGCAGGCAAAAATGAATCGCAAGGGGCTTGACATGATCGTCCTCAACAGTCTCGCAGACAAAGGTGCCGGCTTCGGTACAGAGACGAATAAAGTCTCTATCTTCTCTGCCAAAGGTGGGGTGGAGGACTTCCCTCTCAAGTCGAAGCGTGAGGTGGCACAGGATATCCTTGCTTCAGTCCTTGCTCATGATCTCTTGGGGTGA
- a CDS encoding 3'-5' exonuclease — protein sequence MESSMNGSGGPLLNLQRPIVFFDLETTGVDAVKDRIVEISMLKVLPDGSEEEFYSLIHPEMHIPESSSEVHGITDEKVADAPKFAEVAREIAGFMEGCDIGGYNCNKFDVPMLVEEFLRADVPVDFKSRKIIDVQVIFHKREQRTLSAAYKFYCDKDLTNAHTAAADTRATYEVLRGQLGRYEDLPNDVTALDEYTSYHKIVDFAGRLIYDEQGREVINFGKHKGKLAEEVLRMEPTYYDWIMRSDFARDTQREFMKIKIRMDQKRR from the coding sequence ATGGAAAGTAGTATGAATGGTAGTGGAGGACCGTTATTGAACCTCCAACGTCCGATCGTATTCTTTGACCTGGAGACAACAGGTGTCGATGCTGTCAAGGATAGGATTGTGGAGATCTCGATGCTTAAGGTCCTACCCGATGGGAGTGAGGAGGAATTCTACTCACTTATCCATCCGGAGATGCATATCCCCGAGTCGAGCAGTGAGGTCCATGGCATCACGGATGAGAAGGTGGCAGATGCTCCCAAGTTTGCAGAGGTGGCAAGAGAGATAGCCGGCTTCATGGAGGGGTGTGACATCGGGGGATACAATTGCAATAAGTTTGATGTCCCCATGCTTGTGGAGGAGTTTTTACGTGCCGATGTGCCTGTGGACTTCAAGAGTCGTAAGATCATCGATGTGCAGGTCATCTTCCACAAGAGAGAGCAACGCACCCTGTCGGCAGCGTATAAGTTCTACTGCGACAAGGATCTGACGAATGCTCATACTGCTGCGGCCGATACCCGTGCGACCTACGAGGTCCTTCGGGGACAACTCGGACGTTATGAAGATCTGCCCAATGACGTTACCGCCCTTGATGAGTACACCTCGTACCACAAGATTGTGGACTTCGCAGGGCGATTGATCTATGACGAGCAGGGGAGAGAGGTGATCAACTTCGGTAAGCATAAGGGTAAGCTCGCGGAGGAGGTACTTCGCATGGAGCCTACTTATTACGATTGGATCATGAGGAGCGACTTCGCTCGTGATACTCAGAGGGAGTTCATGAAGATCAAGATCCGCATGGATCAGAAGAGACGTTGA
- the dnaN gene encoding DNA polymerase III subunit beta, producing the protein MKFRISSDSLYAHLLQISKVIVQKNSVPILDSVLFELKGEQLVLTASDGETRLVTRLDVEDTDGGQMSLAIKNKMLLDPLKEIPGQTISMTVDEETMLVKVDYQNGTFSFKAQSGETYPAVAELKEEPVTISIPQNVFLAGIGYTINATSPEDARPITTGIHFDVKPEHITFVGTDGFLLSLYKNTNVKLGLDTTFTFQKKPALLLRGLLAKDETAPLDLKIYGTHAVIKTENVDMVCRLIEGKYPNYLAVIPKFNQNEIIADRVQFLSALRRVSMFTNQAFNLISFDISAERLHLKGNDMDFSTAAEEQLPISYTGTPQSVSFRSTQLMEILGYLNSEKISFKLGDKATPGLLSPFEVEDGEEITSLVMPLMS; encoded by the coding sequence ATGAAGTTTAGAATTTCCAGCGACAGTCTGTACGCACATCTATTGCAGATCAGTAAGGTGATAGTCCAAAAGAACTCTGTGCCCATCTTGGACAGTGTCCTCTTCGAACTCAAGGGCGAACAGCTTGTACTCACTGCTTCGGATGGTGAGACGCGTCTCGTCACACGCCTCGATGTGGAGGATACCGATGGCGGACAGATGAGCTTGGCGATAAAGAACAAGATGCTGCTCGATCCACTCAAGGAGATCCCCGGACAGACGATCTCTATGACGGTAGATGAGGAGACCATGCTGGTGAAGGTGGACTATCAGAATGGTACGTTCAGCTTCAAGGCTCAGAGTGGTGAGACCTATCCTGCTGTGGCGGAGCTCAAAGAGGAGCCCGTGACAATCTCCATACCTCAGAATGTCTTCCTCGCAGGTATCGGTTATACGATCAATGCAACAAGCCCTGAGGATGCTCGTCCCATCACGACCGGAATTCATTTCGATGTGAAACCGGAGCATATTACATTTGTGGGGACGGACGGCTTCTTGCTTTCGCTCTACAAGAATACCAATGTGAAGTTGGGCTTGGATACTACGTTCACCTTCCAAAAGAAGCCTGCTCTCCTCCTCAGAGGCTTGCTCGCAAAGGATGAGACTGCTCCGCTCGACTTGAAGATCTATGGTACTCATGCTGTGATCAAGACCGAAAATGTCGACATGGTGTGTCGTCTCATTGAGGGTAAGTATCCCAACTATTTGGCGGTCATCCCTAAGTTCAATCAAAACGAGATCATCGCAGATCGTGTACAGTTCTTGTCTGCACTCAGGAGGGTGTCTATGTTTACGAACCAAGCGTTTAACCTCATTAGCTTCGACATCTCTGCCGAACGCCTCCATCTCAAGGGTAACGATATGGACTTCTCCACAGCAGCCGAAGAGCAATTGCCTATCTCATACACAGGGACACCTCAGTCGGTGTCGTTTCGCTCGACACAGTTGATGGAAATCTTGGGCTACCTCAACAGCGAGAAGATATCTTTCAAGCTTGGAGATAAGGCCACTCCGGGGCTTCTCTCTCCGTTTGAGGTCGAAGATGGTGAAGAGATCACCTCACTTGTGATGCCATTGATGAGCTAA
- a CDS encoding aldehyde dehydrogenase family protein yields the protein MEIKEMVARARVAQKEYEERFNQERADQAVKIALMTINKNAEMLARIAVDETQMGVYEHKVAKNLGKSKGVWYNLRDKKSMGILNIDERTGMIEVAKPIGVLAGITPMTNPIVTPMSKIAFALKTKNAIIIAPHPKAKECSSKAVNMIKEAIAPLGVPADLIQVIEEPSIEKTQELMKAVDVIVATGGMPMVHSAYSSGKPSFGVGAGNVQVILDRNINYDEAADKVITGRAFDNGIICSGEQFFVYPKENREEVLGAFSRHGAYIVPENDREKVINAIFSDGKIDRDSVGQSAEFIAKKAGITVPAGTRILVVEAKGIAHEDMICREKMCPVMGCFGYDHFEEGLQMIKANLDMEGSGHTAAVHSNDQGNIIKTGAVMSVSRVVVNAVSATTAGGHIQNGLAVTNTLGCGTWGNNSISENFTYKHMLNITRIAPLNPRIEIPSDEEIWK from the coding sequence ATGGAGATAAAAGAAATGGTGGCACGCGCTCGCGTGGCACAGAAAGAGTACGAAGAGAGATTCAACCAAGAAAGAGCTGACCAAGCTGTAAAGATTGCTCTTATGACCATCAACAAGAACGCAGAGATGCTTGCACGTATCGCTGTGGATGAGACTCAGATGGGTGTCTATGAGCACAAGGTCGCAAAGAATCTCGGTAAGTCTAAGGGTGTGTGGTACAACCTTCGCGACAAGAAGTCAATGGGTATCCTTAATATCGACGAACGCACCGGCATGATCGAAGTGGCTAAGCCTATCGGTGTCCTCGCAGGTATCACTCCTATGACCAATCCTATCGTTACTCCGATGTCTAAGATTGCTTTTGCACTCAAGACAAAGAACGCTATCATCATCGCTCCACACCCAAAGGCAAAGGAATGTTCTTCTAAGGCAGTCAACATGATCAAGGAAGCCATTGCTCCCCTTGGTGTACCTGCAGACCTTATCCAAGTGATTGAGGAACCATCTATCGAAAAGACTCAAGAGCTCATGAAGGCTGTCGACGTCATCGTCGCTACAGGTGGTATGCCTATGGTACACTCAGCTTACTCATCAGGTAAGCCATCATTCGGTGTAGGTGCGGGTAACGTTCAGGTCATCCTCGATAGAAACATCAACTACGACGAAGCAGCTGACAAGGTTATCACAGGTCGTGCGTTCGACAATGGTATCATCTGTTCAGGCGAACAATTCTTCGTTTATCCAAAGGAAAACCGCGAAGAAGTGCTCGGCGCATTCTCTCGCCACGGTGCATACATCGTACCTGAAAATGATCGCGAGAAGGTCATCAACGCTATCTTCAGCGATGGTAAGATCGACCGTGATTCAGTAGGTCAGAGCGCAGAGTTCATCGCTAAGAAAGCAGGCATCACAGTACCTGCAGGCACACGTATCCTCGTTGTCGAAGCTAAGGGCATTGCTCACGAAGATATGATCTGTAGAGAAAAGATGTGTCCTGTCATGGGTTGCTTCGGCTACGATCACTTCGAAGAAGGTCTTCAGATGATCAAGGCGAACCTCGACATGGAAGGCAGCGGTCACACTGCAGCGGTTCACTCTAACGACCAAGGCAATATCATCAAGACCGGTGCTGTCATGAGTGTATCACGTGTCGTTGTCAACGCAGTATCTGCAACTACAGCAGGTGGTCACATCCAAAACGGACTTGCAGTGACTAATACACTTGGTTGCGGTACTTGGGGTAACAACTCAATCTCTGAGAACTTCACCTACAAGCACATGCTCAACATCACACGTATCGCTCCACTTAACCCACGTATCGAGATCCCTTCAGACGAAGAAATCTGGAAGTAA
- a CDS encoding 4-hydroxybutyrate dehydrogenase, producing MQLFKLKSVMHGFDTFAEFAKAFELGERDLVITNEFIYEPYMKASNLACHFVFQEKYGAGEPSDEMMNNILADIKGINYDRIIAVGGGTVIDISKLFVLKGLENVLDAFDRKIPLIKEKKLVIVPTTCGTGSEVTNISIAEIKSRHTKMGLADDTIAADDAIIIPELLKGLPFRFYAASAIDALIHAIEAYVSPKASPYSRMFSEAAWQIILDVFKKIAEHGPEYRFEKMGEMIMASNFAGIAFGNAGVGAVHALSYPLGGNYHVPHGEANYQFFTEVFKVYQQKNPFGCIVELSWKLARIMDTTPELVFRKIDELLSHLLDKKPLKEYGMKDEEVRGFAENVMVTQQRLLANNYTELTVDDIEGIYRRLY from the coding sequence ATGCAACTGTTCAAGCTAAAAAGCGTAATGCACGGCTTTGACACCTTTGCTGAGTTTGCGAAGGCGTTCGAACTTGGTGAGCGTGACCTCGTCATCACCAACGAGTTTATCTATGAGCCGTATATGAAGGCTTCCAACCTCGCTTGTCACTTCGTGTTCCAAGAGAAGTATGGCGCAGGCGAACCTTCGGACGAAATGATGAACAACATCCTTGCCGACATCAAGGGTATCAACTACGATCGTATCATCGCTGTCGGTGGTGGTACAGTCATTGACATCTCCAAACTCTTTGTCCTTAAAGGGTTGGAAAATGTACTTGATGCCTTCGATCGCAAGATCCCTCTCATCAAGGAAAAGAAACTTGTCATCGTCCCCACCACTTGCGGTACAGGTAGCGAAGTGACCAACATCTCTATCGCTGAGATCAAGAGCCGCCATACCAAGATGGGTCTTGCCGACGATACCATCGCTGCAGATGATGCGATCATCATCCCTGAGCTCCTCAAGGGATTGCCATTCAGGTTCTATGCAGCGAGTGCCATCGATGCCCTTATCCATGCTATCGAGGCTTATGTGTCGCCCAAGGCAAGCCCATATAGTCGTATGTTCAGCGAGGCAGCATGGCAGATCATCCTCGACGTCTTCAAGAAGATTGCAGAGCATGGCCCTGAGTATCGCTTTGAGAAGATGGGTGAGATGATCATGGCAAGTAACTTCGCAGGTATCGCCTTCGGTAATGCCGGTGTAGGTGCTGTTCACGCACTCTCTTACCCACTTGGAGGCAACTATCACGTGCCACACGGAGAAGCAAACTATCAGTTCTTCACCGAAGTCTTCAAGGTTTATCAGCAGAAGAATCCATTCGGCTGTATCGTTGAACTCAGCTGGAAGCTTGCTCGCATCATGGATACAACTCCGGAGCTTGTGTTCCGTAAGATCGATGAGCTCCTCAGCCACCTTCTCGACAAGAAGCCTCTAAAGGAATATGGTATGAAGGACGAAGAAGTACGTGGATTTGCAGAGAATGTCATGGTGACTCAGCAGCGTCTCCTTGCCAACAACTACACAGAGCTCACTGTAGACGACATCGAAGGTATCTATCGTCGTCTGTATTGA
- a CDS encoding acetyl-CoA hydrolase/transferase C-terminal domain-containing protein, protein MSTSDVLNPEEVALVLREKVSPILRGHGGDLVLSHIRGKSIYIRFTGACRGCPAALETAERTVQAVLREHFGDEDIDAVLDNGVSEDLINQAKQILQKSKKIMNEILAQYKSKIVSADDAVKVIKNGERVSLSHAAGVPQVCVDALVRNAEHFQGVEIYHMLCLGEGKYMLPEMAPHFRHVTNFVGGNSRQAVAENRADFIPAFFYEVPTLFRKGILPIDVAIVQLSMPDAEGYCSFGVSSDYTKPSTEVARVVIGEINAQTPYVHGDNKIHISKLDYIVLADYPLYTIPKAPIGPVEEAIGRNCAELVEDGSTLQLGIGAIPDAALLFLKDKKDLGIHTEMFADGVIELVRAGVITGKKKSLHPGKMVATFLMGTEEVYKFAHNNPDVELYPVDYVNDPRTVAMNDNMVSINSCIEVDLMGQVVSETIGPKQFSGTGGQVDYVRGATWSKNGKSIMAMPSTARKGAASRIVPMIAEGASVTTLRNDVDYVVTEYGIARLKGRSLRQRAEALISIAHPDFREELMKVYRERFE, encoded by the coding sequence ATGAGTACTTCAGACGTACTGAATCCGGAGGAGGTCGCGCTCGTACTGCGGGAAAAGGTGAGTCCTATCCTGCGTGGACACGGGGGCGACCTCGTCCTGTCTCACATTCGGGGCAAGTCGATATACATCCGTTTTACGGGTGCATGTCGGGGTTGCCCTGCTGCATTGGAGACAGCAGAGCGGACGGTGCAGGCCGTCCTCAGAGAACACTTCGGAGATGAGGACATCGATGCCGTCCTCGACAACGGAGTGAGCGAAGACTTGATCAACCAAGCAAAGCAGATACTTCAAAAATCTAAAAAAATAATGAACGAGATACTGGCTCAATACAAATCTAAGATCGTATCGGCAGATGATGCCGTCAAAGTGATCAAAAATGGAGAACGCGTATCCCTGTCTCACGCTGCCGGCGTGCCACAGGTCTGTGTCGATGCACTCGTAAGAAATGCCGAACACTTCCAAGGGGTGGAGATCTATCACATGCTCTGCCTTGGTGAGGGTAAGTATATGCTTCCGGAGATGGCTCCACACTTCAGACATGTCACCAATTTTGTCGGGGGAAACTCCAGACAAGCTGTGGCAGAGAATAGAGCCGACTTTATCCCGGCATTCTTCTACGAAGTGCCTACACTTTTCCGCAAGGGGATCCTCCCTATCGACGTCGCCATCGTACAGCTCTCCATGCCGGATGCAGAGGGGTATTGCTCGTTCGGTGTGTCTTCGGACTACACCAAGCCATCGACAGAGGTCGCTCGTGTCGTGATCGGTGAGATCAACGCGCAGACTCCTTATGTCCATGGTGACAATAAGATCCATATCTCTAAGCTCGACTATATCGTCCTTGCAGACTATCCTCTGTACACTATCCCCAAAGCTCCTATCGGTCCTGTCGAAGAGGCCATCGGTCGCAACTGTGCAGAGCTTGTCGAGGATGGCTCTACTCTTCAACTTGGTATCGGAGCTATACCCGACGCTGCCCTTCTTTTCCTCAAGGACAAGAAAGATCTCGGTATCCACACCGAGATGTTTGCCGACGGAGTCATTGAGCTCGTCCGTGCCGGAGTCATCACCGGTAAGAAGAAGAGTCTCCATCCGGGTAAGATGGTCGCCACCTTCTTGATGGGTACCGAAGAGGTATACAAGTTTGCACACAACAATCCTGATGTGGAACTTTATCCCGTGGACTATGTCAATGACCCTCGTACCGTGGCGATGAATGACAACATGGTCAGCATCAACAGCTGTATCGAAGTCGACCTTATGGGACAAGTCGTATCGGAGACCATCGGCCCCAAGCAGTTCAGCGGTACCGGAGGTCAGGTGGACTATGTCCGAGGAGCTACTTGGTCCAAGAACGGAAAGAGCATCATGGCCATGCCTTCGACAGCACGCAAGGGCGCTGCATCACGCATCGTGCCTATGATAGCTGAAGGGGCTTCGGTGACTACCCTCCGCAATGATGTGGACTATGTCGTCACCGAGTATGGTATCGCTCGTCTCAAGGGGCGCAGTTTGAGACAGAGAGCCGAAGCTCTCATCTCCATCGCTCATCCGGACTTCCGCGAAGAGCTCATGAAGGTATACCGCGAAAGATTTGAATAA